A window of Desulfomonile tiedjei genomic DNA:
CGAGAGAACTCCTGGACGATGGTGTCCTCAGTGTTCGGCGTAAAAGCGCAGAGCGCGAGCACCCGTCACCATCGAGCACCCCCACACCGCTCGAAGGGATGAACCACCCCCTGCCGGATTTTGCTTCCAGAATTAGGCCATCGGGCAGTTCCCAAAAAGTCGCTGAAACCAAAGCGCCGAAAGAAGTGGTACCACCAGATTTCAAGTTTTCTTCCGCAGTGGATTTGCCATCGCGAGAAGAAATGGAAAGGCGCCAAAAGGAGCAGCTTGTGGTCTCCGGGACTGTGGTTGGCTCTGACGGAGCGGGAATCGCCGATGTCTTGGTTTTCCTCTCCGACAACGAGGGCAATCGCGTAGGACAATCATGCCGCAGCAGTAAGGAAACAGGAGAATTCAAAGTCTTGGCCAATGAACCGGGCCAATACGTTCTCAGTGGGTACAAGCGGGGGCTTATTATGGAGAGTTCCGACCCGCTGCTTCTCCCCAACGAGTCGGGCAGGCTGGAAGGTTACAGCTTCTGCATGATTCCTGAAGGATGCGTGATTCAGGGTAAGGTTGTCATTGCGGATTCTGAAACCATGCCGGGAGGCCTGGAGGTTCGTTGCTCGTGTACCGGCAAAAACTTTTCCCGCGCGGCTGTCACAGACTCTGTAGCAGGCTTCAGGATCACTGGGATGCCCATGACCTCGGAGTGCGTTGTCGAAGTCAGAAACAAAGACGGCGTCTTATTGGGCGCGTCGGAGACTTTTGATACCGCGCGCAAAAGGGAAATCCACATGAACGTGACCGTCGGCCCTCGTGGCGATTCGTCAGAGACGGCCTCGGAAGACCCGGAACCACGACAACCCTCGAATAAGACTACCCCTCAACCCGCAAGCCAAATCCAATAAACATCATTAAGT
This region includes:
- a CDS encoding carboxypeptidase regulatory-like domain-containing protein → MSPAWSVWRSGLNLQRALIGGAFFIVWAFCASELLAAPPGISGDSRMGLLYALTHLHPAAYLILFLIVVLAVVNLVFQGHLSSATWPFSSLPPLFGSGYRSSSAASRTNRRRPRDPMAPARGNTPGAPVPVVSRELLDDGVLSVRRKSAEREHPSPSSTPTPLEGMNHPLPDFASRIRPSGSSQKVAETKAPKEVVPPDFKFSSAVDLPSREEMERRQKEQLVVSGTVVGSDGAGIADVLVFLSDNEGNRVGQSCRSSKETGEFKVLANEPGQYVLSGYKRGLIMESSDPLLLPNESGRLEGYSFCMIPEGCVIQGKVVIADSETMPGGLEVRCSCTGKNFSRAAVTDSVAGFRITGMPMTSECVVEVRNKDGVLLGASETFDTARKREIHMNVTVGPRGDSSETASEDPEPRQPSNKTTPQPASQIQ